Proteins from a genomic interval of Desulfovibrio aminophilus DSM 12254:
- a CDS encoding antibiotic biosynthesis monooxygenase family protein: MIAREWSCRCPRDRREGFLLHLDRTGVRDAESLPGFLGHQILERDAPEGLVITLVTYWESMDAIRAFAGDDPERARLYPGDEAYGIESEPVVLHRRVLAARWPGDPA; encoded by the coding sequence GTGATCGCCCGGGAATGGAGCTGCCGATGCCCCCGCGACCGGCGCGAGGGGTTTCTTCTTCATCTGGACCGCACCGGTGTCCGCGACGCCGAGTCCCTGCCGGGTTTCCTGGGCCATCAGATCCTGGAGCGGGACGCGCCGGAAGGGCTGGTCATCACCCTGGTCACCTATTGGGAGTCCATGGACGCCATCCGCGCCTTCGCGGGCGACGACCCCGAGCGGGCCCGGCTCTACCCGGGCGACGAGGCCTACGGCATCGAGTCCGAGCCCGTGGTGCTCCATCGCCGGGTGCTGGCGGCCCGCTGGCCCGGCGACCCCGCCTAG
- a CDS encoding C-GCAxxG-C-C family protein — translation MTVERNARQLMQEGWLCAESVLLAVTRAKGLESPLIPRLATAFCSGLARTCGTCGAVTGGILALSLFVGRDRPERELLDLAYAPTQHLIEGFTAAYGSTNCYEIIGCDFRTPEGQARYKDGNMRETCLECVALAVRLALEALDDAGQGGRP, via the coding sequence GTGACTGTGGAACGCAACGCCCGCCAACTCATGCAGGAAGGCTGGCTCTGCGCCGAAAGCGTGCTCCTGGCCGTGACCCGGGCCAAGGGCCTGGAGTCGCCTCTCATTCCACGCCTGGCCACGGCCTTTTGTTCCGGCCTCGCGCGCACCTGCGGGACGTGCGGGGCCGTGACCGGCGGCATCCTGGCCCTGAGCCTGTTCGTCGGCCGCGACCGGCCCGAGCGGGAACTCCTGGATCTGGCCTACGCCCCGACCCAGCACCTCATCGAGGGCTTCACGGCCGCCTACGGCTCCACCAACTGCTACGAGATCATCGGTTGCGACTTCCGCACCCCCGAGGGGCAGGCGCGCTACAAGGACGGCAACATGCGCGAAACCTGCCTGGAGTGCGTGGCCCTGGCCGTTCGTCTGGCCTTGGAGGCCCTGGACGACGCCGGACAAGGGGGCCGGCCGTGA
- the rpmB gene encoding 50S ribosomal protein L28: MSQICDICGKIPQSGNNVSHANNKSKRRFLPNLQKVRHQAPNGQVMTVSACTRCIRSGAVVKPAKRTAETE, translated from the coding sequence ATGTCCCAGATTTGCGATATTTGCGGCAAGATTCCCCAGTCCGGCAACAATGTGAGCCACGCCAACAACAAAAGCAAGCGCCGCTTTCTGCCCAACCTTCAGAAAGTGCGCCATCAGGCCCCCAACGGCCAGGTCATGACCGTGAGCGCCTGCACCCGTTGCATCCGTTCCGGCGCGGTGGTCAAGCCGGCCAAGCGCACCGCCGAGACCGAATAA
- a CDS encoding YceD family protein, giving the protein MSKIWVELADIPAEGRVFSFEDQGFWQESLRTCVLSATIAAPLRAEVTVLPDERGALVRGTLRGSVVLPCDRCSEDCEQTVDEEFEVYEELPAEGGESAEESRVVEEDGVQRLNLGAVLWEQFVLALPPKPLCREDCKGLCPRCGGNRNFQECDCAEGGNDPRLSVFRNLKIS; this is encoded by the coding sequence ATGTCCAAGATTTGGGTGGAACTGGCCGACATCCCGGCTGAAGGCCGGGTCTTTTCTTTTGAGGACCAGGGGTTCTGGCAGGAATCCCTGCGGACCTGCGTCCTCTCCGCGACCATCGCCGCGCCCCTGCGCGCGGAGGTCACGGTTCTGCCGGACGAGCGGGGCGCGCTCGTGCGCGGAACCCTGCGCGGCTCCGTCGTTCTGCCCTGTGACCGCTGCTCCGAGGATTGCGAACAGACCGTGGACGAGGAGTTCGAGGTTTACGAGGAACTGCCCGCCGAGGGCGGCGAGTCCGCCGAGGAGTCCCGCGTGGTCGAGGAGGACGGAGTCCAGCGCCTGAATCTGGGCGCGGTGCTCTGGGAGCAGTTCGTCCTGGCCCTGCCGCCCAAACCGCTCTGCCGCGAGGACTGCAAGGGCCTGTGCCCCCGCTGCGGCGGCAACCGCAACTTCCAGGAATGCGACTGCGCCGAGGGCGGCAACGACCCGCGCCTGTCGGTCTTCCGCAATCTGAAGATTTCCTAG
- the rpmF gene encoding 50S ribosomal protein L32: MAQPKKKTSQSRRNMRRSHDHVAVPNVIYCECGEPTLSHRACSVCGTYKGRKVTPDGDAQ; this comes from the coding sequence ATGGCTCAGCCGAAAAAGAAGACCTCTCAGTCCCGGCGCAACATGCGTCGCTCCCACGACCACGTGGCCGTTCCCAACGTCATCTACTGCGAGTGCGGCGAACCCACCCTGTCCCATCGCGCCTGTTCCGTGTGCGGCACCTACAAGGGCCGCAAGGTGACGCCCGACGGTGATGCTCAGTAA
- the plsX gene encoding phosphate acyltransferase PlsX — translation MLSKTPRIAVDAMGGDFGPRVNVPAAVRAAEQGASIILVGDEAQIRDELSRCKTEGLDIHVVHASQVVGMDEKPSEALRRKKDSSIQVACRLVKEGQADGVVSAGNSGAVVACGMFTVGRIAGIDRPALAGIMPTEKRPCILIDVGANVDSKAFHLAQFAIMADVLARDVLGVPKPRVGLLSIGEEEGKGNSVVKEAFDLLRKSSINFIGNAEGRDIFAGNYDVVVCDGFVGNVALKLSEGLARSFGNLLKGELKRGLLSKLGTLLSLGALTRFAKLVDYAEYGGAPLLGLKGIVIVCHGASNVKAITNAIRMGSTFTANRAHQHIERDLEANSEIARFGRPSAKAS, via the coding sequence ATGCTCAGTAAGACGCCACGCATCGCCGTCGACGCCATGGGCGGCGATTTCGGACCCCGCGTCAACGTTCCGGCCGCCGTGCGCGCGGCCGAGCAGGGCGCGTCGATCATCCTGGTCGGCGACGAGGCTCAGATCCGGGACGAACTCTCGCGCTGCAAGACCGAGGGTCTGGACATCCATGTCGTCCACGCCTCCCAGGTGGTGGGCATGGACGAAAAACCTTCCGAGGCCCTGCGCCGCAAGAAGGATTCCTCCATCCAGGTGGCCTGCCGTCTGGTCAAGGAAGGCCAGGCCGACGGCGTGGTCAGCGCGGGCAACTCCGGCGCGGTGGTGGCCTGCGGCATGTTCACCGTCGGCCGCATCGCGGGCATCGACCGGCCCGCCCTGGCCGGGATCATGCCCACGGAAAAGCGCCCCTGCATCCTCATCGATGTGGGCGCCAACGTGGACTCCAAGGCCTTCCACCTGGCCCAGTTCGCCATCATGGCGGACGTGCTGGCCCGCGACGTGCTGGGCGTGCCCAAGCCGCGGGTCGGGCTCCTGTCCATCGGCGAAGAGGAAGGCAAGGGCAATTCCGTGGTCAAGGAGGCCTTCGACCTCCTGCGCAAGTCCTCCATCAACTTCATCGGCAACGCCGAGGGCCGGGACATCTTCGCGGGCAACTACGACGTGGTGGTCTGCGACGGGTTCGTGGGCAACGTGGCCCTCAAGCTTTCCGAGGGTCTGGCCCGCAGCTTCGGCAACCTGCTCAAGGGCGAACTCAAGCGAGGGCTGCTGTCCAAGCTGGGCACGCTGCTCTCCCTGGGAGCCCTGACCCGCTTCGCCAAGCTCGTGGACTACGCCGAATACGGCGGGGCCCCGCTCCTGGGGCTCAAAGGCATCGTCATCGTCTGCCATGGCGCGAGCAACGTGAAGGCCATCACCAACGCCATCCGCATGGGCTCCACCTTCACCGCCAACCGGGCGCACCAA